A stretch of DNA from Hypomesus transpacificus isolate Combined female unplaced genomic scaffold, fHypTra1 scaffold_139, whole genome shotgun sequence:
CAGGGCAGCCTTCCAGAGGCCTGCTGCACCCCACAACCACCGCAaccacacctccacctccgCACCACACTGCACCCCACAACCACACCTCCGCACCACACTGCACCCCACAACCACACCTCCGCACCACAGTCCAATATGCAGAGCCTGTGATAGTGTGGGACTATGCTGAAGCTCCAGCTCAGCTATCTGTTTCACACTCCTGAATCATGTTCTTTATGAGACATCGACAGGGACAACTGGTATCATGTAACTTTTACTGTTTGGGAGTTGAAGGCCTAAATCTCCTGGTCAAAGGTTAGGGTGTGACAGCTTTCGTCTTCCTGgtttcaaatcaaaacaaacaaaacagtatAGTCTTGTGGAAAACCCATCCCACCCTGTCGGTCAATAAAAGTTAATATTAATTCCACAGTTAAATCCAGTTATGATAAAGGTTTCAAGGACAACTCAAATCCAATGTGAATGTAGATGCTAGTTTAATGTCTATTAACTGCCACCACAATGAGAAAGTGCTTAATACATTTTTTGGAGTGTATCTCCGATAATGGTCTAACATTTTAACTAAGCACTGAACAACAAATGGCCATCAATGATGGATGTTGACATCTTTATGGAAGGCGTTTTCAATTTTCCACCATAAAAATGTGATAAACTATATAATTTTGAGCTATTCAACATTCGCTGTCTACAGAATTATAGTGGAAGACATACCTCCAGACAACGGACAATTTGTATTCAATGTGTCACAACAGGATGGTTCAAACAATCAACCCTGCTCCTGAGATATGGTTCACTGTCAGACACGCTACCCAAATTGCTTCCCTACTTTTAAGAGATACAAACCATAACTTATTCTTTACATTTGACGAACATTGCAGGGAGGACATTGGTGTTTGTATTAAAGACATTGATTCATATACATGTCTAGACTGTCGTCTGTGCGCACTTTTTGGGTAATTTATTCCGTATAAATATTTGATGAAAGTTAAGGAGAAACTTCCAGTTACGTATGTCTACAGTATCGACAAAAACGCATGAATAGAATTAATGCGaacaagaaaaatatttttgacagAAACATGCTGGTGTTTTTGACTTACCTGTGAGCGCATATATGCTGGCCGTCGCTTTCTCAACCGTccgctccagtgtgtgtgctggtcgtCTTATCCGGTATCACCGCCGGAGAGTAATTTCCTTAACATATGCTATCCGATACATGGGAGTAGCAGCATAGCTTAACAGCCGGTCTCGGTTCAATAGTCAATATCCAGGAGCTAGCCCCTCAATTTCTCTCTTGTAATCGGAGTCCGTAAGAACTATCTCACTGCCTCAAAAAAACGGTGCGCAGTCTACCGGACTTTAAACGTTGCAGGTGTGGTCACGAATAAGCGACGACGTTTGGATGGCGAGAAAACCTGCACAGCTCGACTATGTATCGAGTCTCATGGGACTACACATTATGTTAGTGGGATAAAGGTTATTAATAAATAAGCTTATTTATTAAAacgtactgtatgtgtatgtatggataCGTATATTGATacggtaagggttagggttagggttaggtaaggTATCTCTATAGTTGACAGAAAAACTGCCAACACATATTTTACCTGTAAATGAAAAGTCTATAGGCTGACATGTTTTGTCTATAGCGCATTCATCATTGCGAGGCTGACATGTTTTGTCTATAGCGCATTCATCATTGCGAGGCTGACATGTTTTGTCTATAGCGCATTCATCATTGCGAGGCTGACATGTTTTGTAATCGATTTGATCCTGGCTGGCCGCAACAACTTAAATTCCCCTCTCGACTATATCCAGTATtcttattaaaaaaaaacacgataCAAAACGTGAACTGCTATTATTATAAACATTTTTACGTGACAAGTCAGGTTATGCAAATGAATTAAATCTTTGCTGCTGAGGTGTGTTAAatactgtgtgtttttttatcgTCAGTATATTGTAGCGCAGGGTCCTGGTTTATATGCTGGTGTCCAGGGAGGGGAGTTTAGCATCGGAGGGTGGTCTGAACGGCTGCGTCCTCATCAACACCTGGATCTCCCTCCTCAGTCTGACGATCTCCAGACGCTGGAACTGAACGATgcgctctccttcctcctctggcTGCAGTCGGGTCACCATGGTGATGGGGTTGACCCTGGGcgacaggagggctggggacACCCAATGACACAGTTACCTGAAATCTGACCCGCCACACAACGCCTATGACCCAGTCTCCTACAGTGACACCCAGTGGCAAGAAATGTGAAtgtgaacaaacaaacaaaaaaggagCCCAAACTGCCTCGCTCTGTGCTCGAGTAGAGAGGTCATGGCTGGAAACCAGGAACGAAACCAGGGAGTGAACCAGGAAGTAAACCAGGAAGTAAGCGAGAGGGGTCACCTTTGAGGCTGGAGGTGGCCTGGTCCTTGCTCTTCCTGTTGTGGCCCAGCAGACTCTCGTAGTTGTGGACCTGAGAGCGCAGCCTGCACAGCTCCATCCTCAAGCTGTTGATGTCACTGATCAACATCACGTTCTCCTGCGCAGCCAATCAATCAGTCAGTCAATGAACCCACCCAGCCTGGCTCCCTGCCTATTTGTTTCATCCACTGATGCAACTGCCTTGTTTTTAGTGATTCGGTCACCTGCATGATCTTGACGTTGTCGGCACCGTGGACCCTGGCGTCGTCGGccatcttcctcttcagagCGGCCACGTTCCGCTCCAGGTGCTCCCGGTGGCGCGcgtgctctctctccacctctccgtCCACCCCGACCATGtccacctggaggggggggagaatgagCCTCACTGCCCCGGcaggcgacccccccccccccccctccctccctccctccctcccacacacacacacttatccagGATCATCTGTGAGGCATTTGAAGCTGTCGGCAGTTGGACAGGCACCGCGCTGGCTCACAGAACTCCTAGCGGCGGTTTGAGATTTGTTTTCCCTAACCCGCACCGAGGGCAACTCACCTGGTCAAACTGGTGGACGTAGAACTCATACAGGCCTCTGATGCTTTTCTTCAGGGCCTTGGGATCCTGGATGTGGCCCACGCATTTGTGGAGGTCGGTCTTGAACCTGCGCACGAaggcctccctgtctctcacctggggagggaaggggggagacaaAGATTCAGGACGGTTTTAGATGTGTTTTGTTTGCGGTCCTGGAGTTGGGTTACGTTTTGGTGTGAGTGAACACACTGCGGCCTCAACACACCTTCTGCATCTCCTTGTGCACCTCCTTGTCGGTGGCGGTCAGCTTGAGCTTGAGCTCGGTGATGTCCAGTTCCTGCTTGTTGTTCTTCTTGTGGAAGGAGCTGAGTTCTTCTTCCATCTGCAGAAGGAAACAACTCCAGAATATTGATCCCCAACCCTCTCTCCGCCGCACAGACCGATCCGTCTGTAATCTAGGACCTGATCCTCCTCAATCTATAGCAAGCACTCATTTCCATTTAAATGAACAGGACCCTCAGTTGGCACTTACAGTTACAAAGCAGCATTTGCTGACAAGGGGATGAACATAAACTTTTTCTATTTGAGAGTTCAGGAAAGTAAAACTGATACAGTGACTTCTTTTAGTGACAATGGATTTTCCTTTCGTTGCTGCTGAGTAATAGGGACTTTTGGCTGAAGATCTATAAAACACATCTATTTTCTCCCTGGAAAGTGTTTGAGCCTGAGACGGCGATGCCTGTAGAGGCGTCTTACTGCCTTTTGACGTTCGTAAGAGTTCACCGTGTGGTCAAAGGTCGGATTGTCACCTCTAGGATCTGATCCTTCATCTCTCTGATGTCGTTCTCTCTGGGTTCAATCTGACCCTTCAGCTCTTTGATCTTGTAGTCCAGAACAAACTTGAATTTCTCCAGTTCCTGATTCTTCTTTTTCAGCTCGTAGATGCTTTTTTCCTGCACAAGAAGAAAGGCCTCGGTTTTCAATGTGTTTGGTATGTATTTGTTTCTAAATCTCCTCTATCTTATGTTCAGGTAGTGACTCGTGGAATAAGACTTGGTTATGCAGTGTAGTTATGTTACAGGGTACCATATGTTGTTTTATAATCCATGTAATTAACAATTTCCAACCTGAGGTCTGCTTTCAGTACTTCTCTAAAGTTCAATAAAGTTTAATGGTTCTTTCATGCAACCAAAGCTTTATATTATATGATATTCACTGAAACTGTATAGAAATGTCATTTAATGTCGGACAATAAAGATATGGAGAGCCAAATCTAATGTTGAACTTAACTTCAGGCGATGCCTCCACTGTTCAGATGAATTATCATTAGAGACCGCGAAAACTAATCTGACAACAAACCATCTTGGCGGCAGATGttgtgcccccccctccccctccccagcaaATCTGTATTCATGAAGTAGACGATTCTCATTTTAACTGGTGCCCTCCTCTTCATGTAGAACACTTAGTTGAATCAACTTTTTTTGTTCATCTAATAAGCTTTTGGAAAAGCCCTCCTTAGTTCTGGAGCTTATCTTTTCCCGGATTGTATGTGTGACATTTACACATTAAAGAATGCTATAAATTAGGGTCGCGCCACAGAAAGATTGCGCATGGAATGCAAATTCATGTAAAACTGATGATAAAGTCTGAACTTCCTGTGAGGTGAAACTGTCTCATCCATCATCCAAAGCTGCTTTGTTGATGAGAGCGTTTCCACATCATGGATCGTAACAGATTTGACACTTGAAACTCAAAACAACACAGCAGCAATCCTCTGATAACAAGACAGAGATATAAATATGCAGAAGGAGGGTCCGCCATGATGGTAAGCTTAtctaagagagggagggagagagacagagggagagagaggatgagagagagaggatgagagacagagggagagagagagagacagagggagagagaggatgagagacagagggagagagagaggggctgagagacagaggatgagagtgagagggagagacagagggagagagagaggggctgagagacagaggatgagagtgagagggagagacagagggagggagagagaggatgagagacagagggagagagagaaagagagacagagagagaggggctgagagacagaggatgagagtgagagggagagagagaaagagggagaggatgagggaaaggtaggaagagagaggatgagggaatatggatgagtgagggggagatggagtagGTGTCTGAGGCAAATACCACAAGCTGGTACTGTGACTATTCATTACAGCGCCCCCTCTCTCAGCGCCCAGCCCTGGGaacagcaggcacacacacacacatccacacacacaccttgtcctGGATGGTCTCGTCTCTCTCCCGGATCTCCTTCTTCAGGGCCAGGACGTCCTTCTCCAGAACCTTGATGATGCCCTGTAGCTTCTCCAGCTCCAACCTCATCTTCTCTATGTTCACGTTCCTCTCATCAATGTCCTTCTGCAGACTGCTGAactacagagaggagaggtggagggaggagaggaggacgaagaggaggagggaggagaggaggagaggaggagaggcagagatgagaagaggagggaggagaggaggagtagggaggagaggaggaggaggagaggaggagggaggagatgagaagaggaggggaggaggagaggaggagggaggagaggaggagggaggaggagatgagaagaggagggaggagaggagggaggagaggaaaaaaggaaCAGAGGGAAAGAATGAAGaacaaagggaaagagaaagaaacagagtgagagggagatatagaggaacagagagagaacggagagagagggagagagagagagggagacggagggagggagaaagagagagaaggaaggagagagggacagagggagggagggagggagaaagagagagaaggagagagagagggagggacagagggagggagggagaaagagagagaaggagagagggacagagggagggagggagggagaaagagagagaaggagagagagagagagggacggagggagggagggaggagaggagggtcagggtgtgtgagtgtggagatGACAGCAGCCGGAAGAGAGGCAGCGAGAGACCAAAATGTCATCAGTCAACGCCATAACTCATTTTGTCACTTACAACATAATGCCTTTAGTATACTGCATGGCTTCCCATGATAGGACCACATTCAATATCCGATGGGGTAGTAACACCGGCCCTAACACATGTAGTGAATGTAAAAATCGGCTCCTAGAACAGAAATCCAATAAAGGCACAACACAGGGAGCCAGCATAGCACAAAGGATCCAGATCCGTGAGTTTCCACAGGAATCTGAATGAATATCATCCCTCTAAATTACAGCGATCCATGGCCTATTGAGCGGGGATGCACTGTGTATCCAGGCTGAAAGGGTGGCCAGATGGACGGGCTTGCTCCGTATGCCGAGTCTGATGGGCTGTAATCATGATCTACCGTAGCACCGTGGAagtgctgactgtgtgtgtgagggtgtgtgtgtgtgagggtgtgtgtgagtgggtgtgtgtgggatggtTGGAGGGCGTTGATGAGAAGTTTGGCTCCTTGAGATGGGGTGTGTTTGATGAAGGATAAAACGAGACGTAGGAGGACTGGAAAGAGGCAGGGGACGGGGGGAAGGTGGCTGGGTGGATAAATCATCCCAAAAATCTCCAAAATGTATCCCCCATTTCCAAGTTTCAGGTGGAATAACGGGTAAACTCTCCAGCGAGTCTTTCCCTGAAGCTTCCCGACAGGAAATGATGTCGGGAAGTGTCATATCCCTGTACCTTCTTCTTCAAGATGCCATTCTCTCCCTTCATGCGGAGGTTTCCGTCCCTCTCGTCCTTCAACCAGCGCTCGTAGCGGACGCGCATGTCCTGGATCTCCCTGTCCCCATCCTCCTCGATCTGCTTCCTGGACTCCTCAAACTCACACACCTGCGTACGACACTCCTCCTGAgactgaagagggagagaaaggggaggtgagagagaccaagagagagaaacaggtaaAAGACAGAGGCAAGGCATTCCTACGCTTCCTTCCTCAGCCAGCCTATAAACCTAGACGACGGGAGCTCTTCCACGACCATAAAAGGTCAGAGAGACATCCAAGGGCTTTTTTATGTACAATCGATAATCCTGTTGTTATGTTGTTTATGCCCCTTCCACGACGTGTCCCCCCCCGTTCTTCTGGGGTGTCCCTGGGCTGAGCTGGCACCACTCTGCATGTGCGGCCTTCCCCTCCCATCCACTGTTAATGACATCACATTCACAGGGATTTAATAAGGTGATTATGCAGGCCCCCCCGGTCGCCCGTCGCCCCCGCTTACACGCTCTTCATGCCGCCGTTAGCGTGATGGGGGTTGACGTTGCTTTTCCTGAGCGATTCAGCGGACGTCCTCCACAGAGAACCTGCAGCTCCCGGATTCATTTGTCTCTTCTCTTCCAATCAGTGTcacagcaggggagggagggagggagaggtggagggagaggtggaggtggagggagagagggagggagaggtggagggagggagaggtggagggagagggggtaagagaagagagaggcgaGGAAGGTGCCACTAAATGCCAGACTAGAATATACGTTGGAGAAAGAGGGGTGCGTGGGAAGGAGGTAGAGGGTTTACGGAGTGGTGGTCTGGATCCCTGGGCTAGTCCAAACACGACAGCCCGCTCGCCAACCCTGCCCAGCTACAcggccctccccagccctgcctcgACCCACCACACCCTGTGGACCagggccctccctccctgcctcgaCCCACCACACCCTGTGGACCAGGGCCCTTACCCCCCAGCCGGCCTCCTACCTGTTCCAGCAGCAGTGCCTTCTCCTGCATCTTGCCCTCGTAGTGGAAGGTCAGGTCCTCCAGGGCCTGCAGTTTGCACTTCTCTGTGTTCTGCAGCTGCTCCTGGAAGTCCACCTGCATGCTCTGAGCCTCCACCTGCAGCTCCTGGTACTTCTGATACTCCTGCATCAGCTTCTGACTGTTGGCTGCCTCTGGGGGAGCCCAGGAAAACAGACACACGTAGAAAACAAGAAGCCAGAAACACCGTGGATTGGTCTTAAATGTGACTCCTGTGGGCTGTTTgatagggatggagagaagatggaagagagatagagagggggagagggagagagagggggagagagagagagagagagagagagagagagagggagagagagggagaaagagcgagcgagagagagagggagagagagggagagagagggagagagagagggagagagagagagagagagagagagagagagagagagagagagagagagagagagggagattttaCCTAAGTCCTGCAGCTCCTTGGAATGTTTGTCCAGCATCTCTGATGTGTACTGCTGGTGAGCAACTTCCATATTATTGTTCTCTGTTCTCAGAACCtgctccagcagagagagagggggagagagtggggggggaggagagagaggggatgagatgagaggggagagggaaagagagtcgggggagagagagaggggggaaaggagaaaggggggaataaaagagaggggggtgaagtGCGAGTGGAAGAGAGTACAAGATTTACATTCAAGTGGTCACCTTCCATGTCAGACACTTTCAGATCTGATTTCCATGTATTGATCTGGAGGTAACTCTTATCAGGTCTAACTTGGAAAGGAAAGTACACTCAGAGAATACGATGAGGGGAGAGCGCCCCTGTGAAAGGGAATCTACTTTGTGGCAGTGAGATGTGCTGAACACAATAAATGTGGGTGTAGGCGTGTCCCGTCTTCACACACATACCGTGAAAACACTTTGTACCTGAGCCATTTCAAATCACCTCCACCCACAACGACATTGGCCCACTGGCTGCTGTAGCTCTGCACTGCCAACCTAACCAGACTCCATGACAAGTTTGTGTGTCCACGAATGTTATTTCCACATTAAAtggagtcatttagcagacgctcttatccagagcgacttacagtaagtacagggacattccccccgaggcaagtagggtgaagtgccttgcccaaggacacactgtcatttggcacgggcaagaatcgaaccagcaaccttctgattggtagcccgattccctaaccgctcagccacctgacaatGCCTTATAGTGGAAGGTTGTTGTGTCGAGTGAAGCCCGACCTGAATCTGAGTCTTCATGGACTCTGTCTGGTGGATGAACGAATcattcagctccttcagcttcTCGTTGTTGTTCATATCTTTCAGACGGAGCTGGTACTCGTTCTCCATCTTCAGCTCCTCCACTCGAGTCTTCAGCTCCAGCATGTTCTGGTTctggggtagaggagagagagaagaaataagggaacgagaggagagagcgatGTAGGCGGAGAAGAAGGCGGGGATAGCTGTGTGTGACTGCTAGCTTGTGTGTGACTGCTAGCTTGTGTGTGACTGCTAGCTTGTTTGTGCTGCGTCATGCAGGTCACGAGAGGCGTGAGAGAGAACCACAGAGAGGGTTACCTTTTCCTCCAGATCACACTTGGTGATGAGGATCTCTTCGGCGTACGAgacctccttgtctctcttgaGGCCTCGGCCCTCCTTGTCGATGATCTTCCAGATGACCAGGCATCTGTCCTCAGACACCGTGAGCAGGTACTGGTCATCGAACGTGATCGCCATCTGGAGGCGAGGCGCAGGCATCACAACTCCGTCGTCGTCATAACAACGATAATAATCAGAATCATTTAGCGGTATGTGTGGGGGATTTGAAACTGTGACCTCTCCCTCAAACGCCCCACTGAGCCACACCTACCCCCTCATCAGCTGTCACCCATAGAGTTCAACAAGCTTAAACCCTGGCCTGTACATGGTTCTACAAGCCTGTAACGCCAGCATGAAAGCACATGGGTTTTgcgttgtgtggttgtgttcagCCATTCCCTCGCTCAGAACCAGACCTTGGCGACAGGGGCTGCGTGGGCCTGGTACTCGATCCAGTCCTTGTGGGCCGAGAGGGGGTACTTGATGGCTCTGACGGTGCCCAGGGAGGTGCCCACAAACAGGGTGCGTCCTGAACGCGAGAGAGCGATGGTGGTGTACACAACCTCGTCAGTAGAGACCTCCCGGAGGATCtgcaggggaaggagaaggagagagagagagagagagagagagagagagagagcggaggaggaaggaaggaaggaaggaagagaaagagcaaATAAGGTAAGATGATGTTACATCAGGTCCTGGATTTTAATTGTTTCCATGTTAACAAGAGCTGTACGTCTGATGTTTGATTTTCAGAGCATGAGGACTCTCATTCTGCCGGTATAACTTTGTTTGCATTTCGCTTTGAATGATGATGAACAGACATATGGCAAAACCATTGTGGTGTTAGGGATTAGCTGGAAGCTCTCACAATTGAGATGTTTATGTTTGTTTGGGGCCTGAATCCCAGCAGCCAAAAATAGCTCCTATTTAAGTCCAACCGACGAACTGAATCGAGACTTTCCTCGGCTGTCAAAACTGACATGTCATTCCGTGAACGGAACTGACGGCTGAATGTGAATTTAATGGACTGCTCAGTCTTGAGTGATTATGATGGATATGGAAATGCTCTTTCTCACTTTGAAAATTCCCCACAGCGAGAAAGACTGACAccataaaaaatatatgattTAAGCTTGATAAATTGGAAATCATCAATAATCTCTCAGAAATATcagcaggtcctcgagggatgATCCTTAATTGAAAAGACAGAAGAGAATAGCTCATGAAACGTGAGTTGATATCCCACAAAATTATTAACGTTTAAACTCCCTATTGAGAGACCGACATTTATCAGGACTGTCGCTGCTCATCGTTGACAGGGCCGCTAAGCATCATGGGAGATTTATCGGTCTTACCTGACAATCCTGGATCTCTTTCAGGGTACAATCGCCCCCCACGGCGAACACGGACTTGGCGTCGGGGGACAAGGTCACGCTGGTGTAGCTGCAGGACTTGAGGACGCACTCAGCCTCTCTCACGCCGGTCAGCGTGTTCCACTCGTACACCGCCCCTTCCATTCCACACGACACCAGCCGGCTGTCGTCCACACTCCAGGCAACGCACCGCACCTGCATCCCAGAGAAAACAGAGCAGAGAAAATCT
This window harbors:
- the LOC124488494 gene encoding cilia- and flagella-associated protein 57-like, with the protein product MILCLLGLERSQGMHALTISANRRYLAVSECADRATITVYDLQHEQNRKRKVLTGGDTPVREFVSIAFSSDSKYLIGQSGSPDWTLFYWMWEKQKVLAVVKTTSAGNPINQVTFNPFDNTQICVTGSGVFRLFRYAEGALKPSTSQKLESCNFLSHAWMSDERVIAGTDTGRLMVFESGDLRGEMSVISKTSTFREHKSAAGACDDKAPPQLPRVTAITAYSKGFACSAGPGAVWMFEKTDDKDNYKKTRQIRIPPDACSQEPSQAQQQQIVSLVISPSEEVVVTSTDQGQLYSITLSSTETNKVEHTHFEYLSNSFHTGSITGLSICIRKPIIATCSLDQSVRIWNFETNTLELYKEFQEEAYSIALHPSGLFLLVGFSDKLRLMNLLIDDIRTFKEFNVRGCRECVFSHGGHLFAAANCNIIHIYSTTTTENILNLKGHSGKVRCVAWSVDDSRLVSCGMEGAVYEWNTLTGVREAECVLKSCSYTSVTLSPDAKSVFAVGGDCTLKEIQDCQILREVSTDEVVYTTIALSRSGRTLFVGTSLGTVRAIKYPLSAHKDWIEYQAHAAPVAKMAITFDDQYLLTVSEDRCLVIWKIIDKEGRGLKRDKEVSYAEEILITKCDLEEKNQNMLELKTRVEELKMENEYQLRLKDMNNNEKLKELNDSFIHQTESMKTQIQVLRTENNNMEVAHQQYTSEMLDKHSKELQDLEAANSQKLMQEYQKYQELQVEAQSMQVDFQEQLQNTEKCKLQALEDLTFHYEGKMQEKALLLEQSQEECRTQVCEFEESRKQIEEDGDREIQDMRVRYERWLKDERDGNLRMKGENGILKKKFSSLQKDIDERNVNIEKMRLELEKLQGIIKVLEKDVLALKKEIRERDETIQDKEKSIYELKKKNQELEKFKFVLDYKIKELKGQIEPRENDIREMKDQILEMEEELSSFHKKNNKQELDITELKLKLTATDKEVHKEMQKVRDREAFVRRFKTDLHKCVGHIQDPKALKKSIRGLYEFYVHQFDQVDMVGVDGEVEREHARHREHLERNVAALKRKMADDARVHGADNVKIMQENVMLISDINSLRMELCRLRSQVHNYESLLGHNRKSKDQATSSLKALLSPRVNPITMVTRLQPEEEGERIVQFQRLEIVRLRREIQVLMRTQPFRPPSDAKLPSLDTSI